One region of Baekduia soli genomic DNA includes:
- a CDS encoding ATP-binding protein — protein MLESVLIANRGEIAVRVITTARRLGVRTIAVFSDADAGAPHVRLADQAVRLGGPAATESYLSIERVLEAATGTGAESVHPGYGFLSENAAFARACADRRITFIGPPAEAMERLGDKVRAKQAAREAGVPVLPGLQRPGLTDTEIVEFARTAGALPLMVKAAAGGGGRGMRVVQRAEDLPDALAAARREAAAGFGDDTLFVEQYVPRSRHIEVQVLADAHGGVIHLGERECSLQRRHQKVVEESPSPFITPAVRGRLGAAAVALFRQAGYVGAGTAEFIMPADEHDAFYFLEVNARLQVEHPVTELVTGLDLVEQQLRIASGEPLAFDQAGVRLHGHAIEARICAEDAASGFLPATGTVLHYREPSGTGVRVDSGIARGTEVTTLYDSLLAKVITHAADRDRALARMSRALGESQILGVETNNGFLGRLLALPEVRAGELDTGIIERGTLAGEPTAGGRRGAGIAAALIEVLLLHESAVGADPWQALVGWRVEGPTPTELRLLGSRAKEPVRIAVHGTPGAAQVDADGQTVAASVQRVDEHRFAVTVDGRRSVIGHAARGTTRWIADGGEAFMFAVVEPTVAGADATPAGALEAPMPGTVLSVHVAEGDQVAEGDVLIVLESMKMELSLTAPADAVVAAMRVIGGQSVRQGELVAELVVGLVVGEVS, from the coding sequence ATGCTCGAGTCGGTCCTCATCGCGAATCGGGGCGAGATCGCGGTCCGCGTCATCACCACGGCCCGCCGCCTCGGTGTCCGCACGATCGCGGTGTTCTCCGACGCCGACGCCGGCGCTCCCCACGTCCGGCTGGCCGACCAGGCGGTGCGCCTCGGCGGTCCCGCCGCGACCGAGTCCTACCTCTCGATCGAGCGGGTGCTCGAGGCGGCGACCGGGACGGGGGCCGAGTCCGTCCACCCCGGCTACGGCTTCCTGTCGGAGAACGCGGCGTTCGCGCGGGCGTGCGCGGATCGCCGGATCACGTTCATCGGGCCGCCGGCCGAGGCCATGGAGCGCCTCGGCGACAAGGTCCGAGCCAAGCAGGCGGCGCGGGAGGCGGGCGTCCCGGTCCTTCCCGGCCTGCAGCGCCCCGGCCTGACCGACACGGAGATCGTCGAGTTTGCACGAACCGCCGGCGCCCTGCCGCTCATGGTCAAAGCCGCCGCGGGCGGCGGCGGCCGCGGCATGCGCGTGGTGCAACGCGCCGAGGACCTGCCCGACGCCCTGGCGGCCGCCCGTCGCGAGGCTGCCGCCGGCTTCGGCGACGACACCCTGTTCGTCGAGCAGTACGTGCCACGCTCACGCCACATCGAGGTGCAGGTGCTCGCCGACGCCCACGGCGGCGTCATCCACCTCGGCGAGCGCGAGTGCTCGTTGCAGCGCCGCCACCAGAAGGTCGTCGAGGAGAGCCCGTCGCCGTTCATCACCCCCGCGGTGCGCGGGCGCCTGGGCGCCGCGGCCGTCGCACTGTTCCGACAGGCCGGCTACGTCGGAGCGGGGACGGCGGAGTTCATCATGCCCGCCGACGAGCACGACGCCTTCTACTTCCTGGAGGTCAACGCCCGCCTGCAGGTCGAGCACCCGGTCACCGAGCTCGTCACCGGCCTCGACCTCGTCGAGCAGCAGCTGCGGATCGCCTCCGGGGAACCGCTGGCCTTCGACCAGGCCGGGGTGCGGCTGCACGGGCACGCGATCGAGGCTCGCATCTGCGCCGAGGACGCGGCGTCCGGGTTCCTGCCCGCAACCGGCACCGTCCTGCACTACCGCGAGCCATCGGGCACCGGCGTGCGCGTGGACAGCGGCATCGCGCGGGGCACCGAGGTCACCACGTTGTACGACTCGCTGCTGGCCAAGGTCATCACCCACGCTGCCGACCGCGACCGGGCACTCGCGCGGATGAGCCGGGCGCTGGGCGAGAGCCAGATCCTCGGCGTGGAGACCAACAACGGCTTCCTCGGGCGCCTCCTTGCGCTGCCCGAGGTCCGCGCGGGCGAGCTCGACACCGGGATCATCGAGCGCGGCACGCTCGCGGGCGAACCCACGGCCGGCGGCCGCCGGGGGGCGGGGATCGCCGCGGCGCTGATCGAGGTCCTGCTGCTGCACGAGTCCGCCGTCGGCGCCGACCCGTGGCAGGCGCTCGTCGGTTGGCGCGTCGAGGGGCCCACGCCCACCGAGCTGCGGCTCCTGGGCAGCCGGGCCAAGGAGCCGGTGCGCATCGCGGTCCACGGCACGCCCGGCGCCGCGCAGGTCGACGCCGACGGGCAGACCGTCGCCGCGTCGGTCCAGCGCGTCGACGAGCACCGCTTCGCCGTGACCGTCGACGGCCGGCGATCGGTCATCGGCCACGCCGCGCGCGGCACGACGCGGTGGATCGCCGACGGCGGCGAGGCGTTCATGTTCGCCGTCGTGGAGCCCACGGTCGCCGGCGCGGACGCCACACCTGCCGGCGCGCTTGAGGCGCCGATGCCCGGCACCGTGCTCTCGGTCCACGTCGCCGAGGGCGATCAGGTGGCCGAGGGCGACGTGCTGATCGTCCTGGAGTCGATGAAGATGGAGCTCAGCCTCACGGCGCCCGCCGACGCGGTCGTCGCCGCGATGCGGGTCATCGGTGGGCAGAGCGTCCGCCAGGGCGAGCTGGTGGCCGAGCTCGTGGTCGGGCTCGTGGTCGGGGAGGTCTCGTGA
- a CDS encoding phosphotransferase family protein, with protein MTVDPEAAAGYLAEKLGDPAGLTLTKITELTGGWSRRTYVADLAARGGEASRRIVVRVKPPSGLLATDIRTEYEVMRAAHDTGLAVPRPLWLDEDADVFVGPSFACDWVAGTAPNTWRARDRVALEADWKAGGNLAEQFVRSLVGVHAVPRSAVTALGPALTLADLAAKWRAIYEDVRIAPDPVIEEGLACIEESAPRAREEPTLVHGDFRIGNMLLDDGRITAILDWELAFVGDPHFDLGYCALEYLAGRMFRPASPLVCAMCDREWLYSRYEELSGRTVDRELVRAYTALSAIVLTVILLTGVRAHHDGRSADVRLAWGRFAVAGLRQSLTEILGWSDLAAAGSGRSHVQHDGRTR; from the coding sequence GTGACGGTCGATCCCGAGGCCGCGGCCGGCTACCTCGCCGAGAAGCTCGGCGACCCGGCGGGGCTCACGCTCACGAAGATCACCGAGCTCACCGGGGGCTGGTCGCGCCGGACCTACGTGGCCGACCTCGCCGCGCGGGGCGGCGAGGCGTCGCGCCGCATCGTCGTGCGCGTCAAGCCGCCCTCGGGGCTCCTGGCCACCGACATCCGCACCGAGTACGAGGTCATGCGGGCAGCGCACGACACCGGGCTGGCGGTGCCGCGCCCGCTGTGGCTCGACGAGGACGCCGACGTGTTCGTCGGCCCGTCCTTCGCCTGCGACTGGGTGGCCGGCACCGCCCCGAACACCTGGCGGGCTCGGGACCGCGTCGCGCTCGAGGCCGACTGGAAGGCGGGCGGGAACCTCGCCGAGCAGTTCGTGCGCAGCCTGGTGGGCGTGCACGCCGTACCGCGATCCGCCGTGACGGCACTCGGCCCGGCCCTCACGCTGGCCGACCTCGCCGCGAAGTGGCGGGCGATCTACGAGGACGTGCGGATCGCGCCCGACCCCGTCATCGAGGAGGGGCTGGCCTGCATCGAGGAGTCGGCCCCGCGAGCGAGGGAGGAGCCGACCCTGGTCCACGGCGACTTCCGCATCGGGAACATGCTCCTGGACGACGGCCGGATCACGGCCATCCTCGACTGGGAGCTGGCCTTCGTCGGCGACCCGCACTTCGACCTCGGCTACTGCGCGCTCGAGTACCTCGCCGGGCGGATGTTCCGGCCGGCCTCGCCGCTGGTGTGCGCGATGTGCGACCGCGAGTGGCTGTACTCGCGCTACGAGGAGCTCAGCGGGCGCACCGTCGACCGTGAGCTCGTCCGGGCCTACACCGCCCTGAGCGCGATCGTCCTCACGGTGATCCTGCTCACGGGCGTACGGGCCCATCACGACGGACGCAGCGCAGACGTGCGGCTGGCCTGGGGGCGCTTCGCCGTGGCCGGCCTGCGCCAGTCGCTGACCGAGATCCTCGGCTGGTCGGACCTCGCGGCTGCCGGTTCCGGACGCAGCCACGTGCAACACGACGGGAGAACACGATGA
- a CDS encoding AI-2E family transporter, which translates to MPDLPPAAPDATPSTIDGAPEEPTQATIEDLHADAAQEAGATDDREYGRLGERFDRRAPFYVGFMAALGVACAAALAWTVVAAGQVLILIGLAFFIALGLEPAVLWLYRRGLPRWAAVLVVLALCLGAFAGFLVLAVPVVVTQASHLADELPAYLHTAKDRSTEVGRLNAKYHFVASVQRLLNGKSSFNTALTVGKAVLDLVASVVVVVVVTVYLLADLPRVRHGVYRLAPRSRRARMVLLTDEVFGRVGGYVLGNATTSVIAGAATWVWGLAFGIPYALLLGLLVAILDLVPMIGSTVGGIIVSLIALTISVKLAVATAAFYTMFRLLEDYLLMPRVMAHTVAVPGLITVVATALGGALLGIVGALVAIPVAAAVKLMLDEVMTPRLDDS; encoded by the coding sequence GTGCCTGACCTGCCCCCCGCGGCGCCTGATGCCACGCCCTCGACGATCGACGGTGCCCCGGAGGAGCCGACTCAGGCGACAATCGAAGACCTTCACGCCGACGCCGCCCAGGAGGCCGGGGCGACGGACGACCGGGAGTATGGCCGTCTCGGTGAGCGCTTCGACCGCAGAGCCCCCTTCTACGTCGGATTCATGGCCGCTCTCGGCGTCGCTTGCGCAGCGGCGCTGGCGTGGACGGTCGTTGCCGCCGGACAAGTTCTGATCCTGATTGGACTGGCGTTCTTCATCGCCCTGGGCCTGGAGCCTGCGGTGCTGTGGTTGTATCGCCGTGGACTCCCTCGGTGGGCGGCCGTGCTGGTGGTGCTGGCGCTGTGCCTTGGAGCCTTCGCAGGGTTCTTGGTACTCGCCGTTCCGGTGGTCGTAACACAGGCCAGCCATCTGGCGGACGAGTTGCCCGCCTACCTGCACACCGCCAAGGATCGAAGCACCGAGGTGGGCAGACTCAACGCCAAGTACCACTTCGTGGCCAGCGTCCAGAGGCTGCTCAACGGCAAGAGCTCGTTCAACACCGCGCTGACCGTCGGCAAAGCGGTGCTCGACTTGGTCGCCTCGGTCGTGGTGGTCGTCGTGGTCACGGTGTATCTCTTGGCCGATCTTCCTCGCGTGCGCCATGGCGTCTACCGCTTGGCGCCACGGAGCCGGCGCGCGCGAATGGTCCTGCTCACCGACGAAGTCTTCGGACGCGTCGGAGGCTACGTGCTCGGCAACGCGACGACCTCGGTGATCGCCGGGGCAGCGACCTGGGTATGGGGCTTGGCCTTCGGCATCCCCTATGCACTGCTGCTTGGACTGCTCGTCGCCATCCTCGACCTCGTGCCGATGATCGGCTCAACGGTCGGCGGCATCATCGTCTCCCTGATCGCCCTGACGATCTCGGTCAAGCTGGCGGTCGCGACCGCCGCGTTCTACACCATGTTCCGCTTGCTCGAGGACTACCTGTTGATGCCGCGCGTCATGGCCCATACCGTCGCGGTTCCCGGCCTCATCACGGTGGTGGCCACCGCTTTGGGGGGCGCCCTCCTGGGCATCGTCGGTGCGCTGGTGGCCATCCCCGTAGCCGCCGCGGTCAAACTCATGCTCGACGAGGTCATGACCCCTCGCTTGGACGACAGCTGA
- a CDS encoding acyl-CoA carboxylase subunit beta, producing the protein MSVVLRSRVDPTSETFAANQRGHAELAADLQAQFARVHTGGGPRSRERHLGRGKLLPRDRVAHLIDRGSPFLEFSTLAAHGMYEDQAPGAGIITGIGRVEGREVVIVCNDATVKGGSYYPMTARKHTRAQEIALQNRLPCIYLVDSGGGYIPLWPDLFPDVRGFGQSFYNQARMSALGLAQISAVMGSCTAGGAYLPSMSDETVIVRRQGLIFLGGPPLVKAATGEDVDAESLGGGEMHTKVSGVADHLAVDDEDALAIVRSIVATLPTRGQTPWETVAPEPPAVDMESLTGAVPVSIRTPYDPREIIARIVDGSRFHEFKARYGPTLVTGFAHLHGHQVGIIANQGVIFSSSAKKGAHFIELCDQRGIPLIFLQNITGFMVGLEAEEGGIAKDGAKLIAAVSVARVPRLTVIVGASYGAGTYGMSGRPYFPRFVWMWPNARVGLMGGDQAADVMATVSRETDPEKVEAGKDEIRAQFEAQTHPYYASARLWDDGVIDPRSTRDVLGLALSACANAPLEDRLKPVFRM; encoded by the coding sequence GTGAGCGTCGTCCTGCGATCACGCGTCGACCCCACGTCGGAGACATTCGCCGCCAACCAGCGCGGCCACGCGGAGCTCGCCGCCGATCTGCAGGCCCAGTTCGCACGGGTTCATACCGGTGGCGGTCCGCGGTCGCGGGAGCGCCATCTCGGCCGCGGCAAGCTCCTGCCCCGCGACCGCGTCGCGCACCTGATCGACCGCGGCTCACCGTTCCTGGAGTTCTCGACGCTCGCCGCCCACGGCATGTACGAGGACCAGGCGCCGGGCGCCGGGATCATCACCGGCATCGGACGGGTCGAGGGGCGCGAGGTGGTGATCGTGTGCAACGACGCCACCGTCAAGGGCGGGTCCTACTACCCGATGACCGCGCGCAAGCACACGCGGGCGCAGGAGATCGCGCTGCAGAACCGACTGCCGTGCATCTACCTGGTGGACTCCGGCGGCGGGTACATCCCGCTGTGGCCCGACCTCTTCCCCGACGTCCGGGGCTTCGGCCAGAGCTTCTACAACCAGGCACGGATGTCGGCCCTGGGCTTGGCCCAGATCTCGGCCGTGATGGGCTCGTGCACCGCGGGCGGGGCCTACCTGCCGTCGATGTCGGACGAGACCGTGATCGTCCGCCGGCAGGGTCTGATCTTCCTCGGCGGCCCGCCGCTGGTGAAGGCCGCCACCGGCGAGGACGTCGACGCCGAGTCCCTCGGCGGCGGCGAGATGCACACCAAGGTCTCGGGCGTCGCCGACCACCTGGCCGTCGACGACGAGGACGCGCTGGCCATCGTGCGCTCGATCGTCGCCACGCTGCCCACCCGGGGGCAGACGCCGTGGGAGACGGTCGCCCCCGAGCCGCCCGCGGTCGACATGGAGAGCCTGACCGGCGCCGTGCCGGTGAGCATCCGCACGCCCTATGACCCCCGCGAGATCATCGCCCGGATCGTCGACGGCAGCCGCTTCCACGAGTTCAAGGCCCGCTACGGCCCGACGCTGGTCACCGGCTTCGCGCACCTGCACGGCCACCAGGTCGGGATCATCGCCAACCAGGGCGTCATCTTCTCCTCGAGCGCCAAGAAGGGCGCGCACTTCATCGAGCTGTGCGACCAGCGTGGGATCCCGCTGATCTTCCTGCAGAACATCACCGGGTTCATGGTGGGCCTGGAGGCCGAGGAGGGCGGCATCGCCAAGGACGGCGCCAAGCTCATCGCCGCCGTGTCGGTCGCGCGCGTCCCGCGGCTCACCGTCATCGTCGGCGCGTCCTATGGCGCCGGGACCTACGGCATGTCCGGTCGTCCCTATTTCCCCCGGTTCGTGTGGATGTGGCCCAACGCCCGCGTCGGCCTCATGGGCGGCGACCAGGCCGCGGACGTCATGGCGACGGTCAGCCGCGAGACCGACCCGGAGAAGGTCGAGGCGGGCAAGGACGAGATCCGCGCGCAGTTCGAGGCGCAGACGCATCCCTACTACGCCAGCGCGCGGCTCTGGGACGACGGCGTGATCGACCCGCGAAGTACGCGCGACGTCCTCGGGCTGGCGCTGTCGGCCTGCGCGAACGCCCCGCTGGAGGACCGTCTCAAGCCGGTCTTCCGGATGTAG
- a CDS encoding DUF1345 domain-containing protein produces the protein MSKAPIGQAERMTDRGRGVSASIRITVCAVVGVLAGAVVAALGIWWLVPLAVWDIAAVVFLAWIWWSVWAVDAAGTARHARRDDPRRGASDGLLLAASLASLLAVGIILVRASHSSGATKDLLIGASIISILLAWSVVHTVFCLRYARLYYQGAPGGISFNEDDPPSYADFGYLSLTIGMTFQVSDTDLQAKAIRHTATRHALLSYMFGTLIIATTINLVASLGQ, from the coding sequence ATGAGCAAGGCTCCGATCGGGCAGGCGGAACGCATGACCGATCGCGGTAGGGGCGTCTCGGCCAGCATCCGAATCACTGTCTGCGCGGTCGTCGGCGTCTTGGCCGGTGCCGTGGTCGCGGCACTCGGGATCTGGTGGCTGGTGCCGCTCGCGGTCTGGGACATCGCGGCGGTCGTGTTCCTCGCCTGGATCTGGTGGTCGGTGTGGGCGGTCGACGCCGCTGGGACCGCCAGGCACGCCCGGCGCGATGACCCCCGCCGCGGGGCCTCGGACGGGCTGCTGCTCGCCGCCAGTCTGGCCAGCCTGCTGGCTGTGGGCATCATCCTCGTGCGCGCCAGCCACAGCAGCGGTGCGACCAAGGACCTGCTGATCGGCGCAAGCATCATCAGCATCCTGCTGGCCTGGAGCGTGGTGCACACCGTCTTCTGCCTGCGCTACGCCCGCCTCTATTACCAAGGCGCCCCGGGCGGCATCAGCTTCAATGAGGACGACCCGCCCAGCTATGCCGACTTCGGCTACCTGTCTCTGACCATCGGCATGACCTTCCAGGTGTCGGACACCGACCTGCAGGCAAAGGCGATTCGTCACACCGCCACGCGCCATGCCCTGTTGTCGTACATGTTCGGCACGCTCATCATCGCCACCACCATCAACCTCGTGGCGTCGCTGGGCCAGTAG
- a CDS encoding DUF7065 domain-containing protein produces the protein MSSPTPRHVVPPAEDLVHPPGADPRWRESYYFSFYDEATGLGGFSSIGKRAAKGQSGFIACLWGPDRPTLVAIGTDVFDAHDNAHDVAGLTYECLQPHERWRVTFDGMLNDGGSEVQCAEEAVRRAGAPGLAQHAVSWDLEFTCERGAFLYEDAAADDRWRELFDGHIDMVGRMTGEVTIDGATVQVDGVAGNDHSWGVRNWFYPDEWRWADIVMDDGPHTTFWRSLVDGEWFGDGALYATTGPERLEGYDEQLTTTERDELPRPTSFEMQLSSAGHERTLHGEVVRIVPVLFTKRGDDRDLISWNDRCLTRLTDPATGAKGWGTVEFCARVERPHT, from the coding sequence ATGAGTTCCCCGACCCCCCGTCACGTCGTACCCCCCGCCGAGGACCTCGTCCACCCACCGGGCGCTGACCCGCGCTGGCGTGAGAGCTACTACTTCTCGTTCTACGACGAGGCGACGGGACTCGGCGGGTTCTCCTCGATCGGCAAGCGGGCCGCAAAGGGGCAGTCCGGCTTCATCGCCTGCCTCTGGGGTCCCGACCGGCCGACGCTCGTCGCGATCGGGACCGACGTGTTCGACGCCCACGACAACGCCCACGACGTCGCCGGCCTCACGTATGAGTGCCTGCAGCCGCACGAGCGCTGGCGGGTCACGTTCGACGGGATGCTCAACGACGGCGGCAGCGAGGTCCAGTGCGCGGAGGAGGCCGTGCGGCGCGCCGGCGCGCCGGGCCTGGCGCAGCATGCCGTGTCCTGGGACCTCGAGTTCACCTGCGAGCGCGGGGCCTTTCTCTACGAAGACGCAGCCGCCGACGACCGCTGGCGGGAGCTGTTCGACGGGCACATCGACATGGTCGGCCGCATGACCGGCGAGGTCACCATCGACGGCGCGACGGTCCAGGTCGATGGCGTCGCCGGCAACGACCACTCCTGGGGCGTGCGCAATTGGTTCTACCCCGACGAGTGGCGGTGGGCGGACATCGTCATGGACGACGGGCCGCACACGACGTTCTGGCGGTCGCTCGTCGATGGCGAGTGGTTCGGCGACGGAGCGCTGTACGCGACCACCGGCCCCGAGCGGCTCGAGGGCTACGACGAGCAGCTCACCACGACGGAGCGCGACGAGCTGCCGCGCCCGACCTCGTTCGAGATGCAGCTCTCCAGCGCCGGCCACGAGCGCACGCTGCACGGCGAGGTGGTCCGGATCGTCCCGGTGCTGTTCACGAAGCGCGGCGACGACCGCGACCTCATCTCGTGGAACGACCGCTGCCTCACACGGCTCACCGACCCGGCCACGGGCGCCAAGGGCTGGGGCACCGTCGAGTTCTGCGCCCGCGTGGAGCGCCCCCACACGTGA
- a CDS encoding enoyl-CoA hydratase/isomerase family protein yields the protein MQHIRYDVADTGVATVALDQPDNRNALSDALLSELIEALTDARGNQRVRCVVLASTHETTFSSGGNLSAFNSEDPLFVKHVGTERFPELFTLIGELGKPVICAARGHCLAGALGLAIACDLVIASDTATFGTPEINIGAFPFMILATIYRNVGRKKVSEMLLLGERLTAEEAARWGIVNKVVPLAAFDAAVDDWALKLAAKSPVIMKLGKDAMWRAKDMALEDQWAFLRSQLTIAFATDDLREGVTAFFEKRDPEWVGR from the coding sequence ATGCAGCACATCCGCTACGACGTGGCCGACACCGGGGTGGCGACCGTCGCGCTCGATCAGCCCGACAACCGCAACGCGCTCTCGGACGCGCTGCTGTCCGAGCTGATCGAGGCGCTGACCGACGCTCGCGGCAACCAGCGCGTGCGCTGCGTCGTGCTCGCCTCCACCCACGAGACGACCTTCAGCTCGGGCGGCAACCTCAGCGCCTTCAACTCCGAGGACCCGCTCTTCGTCAAGCACGTCGGGACGGAGCGCTTCCCGGAGCTGTTCACGCTGATCGGCGAGCTCGGCAAGCCGGTCATCTGCGCCGCCCGCGGCCACTGCCTGGCCGGAGCGCTCGGCCTGGCGATCGCGTGCGACCTGGTCATCGCCTCCGACACGGCGACGTTCGGCACGCCGGAGATCAACATCGGCGCGTTCCCCTTCATGATCCTCGCCACCATCTACCGCAACGTCGGGCGCAAGAAGGTCTCCGAGATGCTCCTCCTCGGCGAGCGGCTGACCGCCGAGGAAGCGGCCCGGTGGGGCATCGTCAACAAGGTCGTCCCGCTCGCGGCGTTCGACGCGGCCGTCGACGACTGGGCGCTCAAGCTCGCGGCCAAGTCCCCGGTGATCATGAAGCTGGGCAAGGATGCGATGTGGCGAGCCAAGGACATGGCGCTGGAGGACCAGTGGGCCTTCCTGCGCTCCCAGCTCACGATCGCCTTCGCCACGGACGACCTCCGGGAGGGCGTCACCGCCTTCTTCGAGAAGCGCGACCCCGAGTGGGTGGGACGGTGA
- a CDS encoding enoyl-CoA hydratase/isomerase family protein: MTYTTIEVTQPSPGIDLVTLNRPEALNAISIAMREELIGYLRSLHDAPTRVVILTGAGRAFCAGADVNEFATIFGPTADEAGDTQRRYQEIVRLILSLDQPVITAVNGIAAGGGTAVAMMSDLRIASESATFGVGQVKRGVIPDVGLTYLLPRLVGLGKALELQMLYERLTAREALDLGMVNWVVPDGELVDRAVEIGARLVAGPRVSLKWIKKVTYANLDRSLADALEWESAAQGICADTDDFRESCRSWAERREPVFGGTAPA, from the coding sequence ATGACGTACACCACCATCGAGGTCACACAGCCCTCGCCGGGGATCGACCTGGTCACGCTCAACCGCCCCGAGGCCCTCAACGCGATCAGCATCGCGATGCGCGAGGAGCTCATCGGCTACCTGCGCAGCCTGCACGACGCGCCGACGCGGGTCGTGATCCTCACCGGAGCGGGGCGCGCGTTCTGCGCCGGGGCCGACGTGAACGAGTTCGCCACCATCTTCGGCCCAACGGCCGACGAGGCGGGCGACACCCAGCGGCGCTACCAGGAGATCGTGCGGCTCATCCTCTCGCTCGACCAGCCGGTGATCACGGCGGTCAACGGCATTGCGGCCGGCGGGGGCACGGCGGTCGCGATGATGTCCGACCTGCGGATCGCCTCCGAGAGCGCCACCTTCGGGGTCGGCCAGGTCAAGCGCGGCGTCATCCCCGACGTCGGCCTGACCTACCTGCTGCCGCGCCTCGTGGGCCTCGGCAAGGCCCTCGAGCTGCAGATGCTGTACGAGCGGCTGACGGCACGCGAGGCGCTCGACCTGGGCATGGTGAACTGGGTCGTGCCCGACGGCGAGCTCGTCGACCGCGCCGTGGAGATCGGGGCCCGCCTGGTCGCCGGCCCTCGCGTCTCGCTCAAGTGGATCAAGAAGGTCACCTACGCGAACCTCGACCGCAGCCTGGCCGACGCGCTGGAGTGGGAGTCCGCGGCACAGGGCATCTGCGCCGACACCGATGACTTCCGCGAGAGCTGCCGGTCCTGGGCCGAGCGGCGCGAGCCGGTCTTCGGAGGCACCGCGCCCGCGTGA
- a CDS encoding AMP-binding protein codes for MSADVDSGHEGRGPAPRWSALNLCRLVERAGLDADKRAVVCDGESRTYAELRDRMVRAGRGLAALGVTPGDRVAVLARNCLEYLELELAIAHAGGIMVPLNYRLAEAEIATLLGRSRSRVVVVDAASSSVVAGLRPQLAALSAAVGLPEAPSEHVDIEYDDLCAGDAPPISVEPRMEDPHEITYTSGTTDTPKGVVWTHGSVMWNSIQQCMDYDISSRDSNYVLNDLYYVGGRHDFTWPLLHQGGTVHIRRSGNFDARAVMRYLSENAITKVLLFPVMLFELLRLPDLLDYDMTSLTTIMSGGEPVPVATIDRITTAFPGTDFIQVYGLTEGGASVTFLSGADARRKMGSCGKAGVHNEVRIASDDGTFVGPDVVGEVCVKGPTVTPGYWNDPERTAEAIVDGWLHTGDLGRTDEDGFLYIVGRKKDMIISGGMNIYPKEIEDVLGTHPAIAEVAVIGVPDPKWGERVCAVIRPEPGADIRDEDITALCAGRLASFKKPTVIHLVEAMPRTASGKVQKQVLRDRLATPASDTEVSAPC; via the coding sequence ATGAGCGCAGACGTGGACTCAGGCCATGAGGGGCGGGGGCCGGCTCCCCGCTGGTCTGCGCTCAACCTGTGCCGCCTGGTCGAGCGGGCCGGACTCGACGCCGACAAGCGCGCGGTCGTGTGCGACGGGGAGTCGCGGACGTACGCGGAACTCCGCGACCGCATGGTCCGCGCCGGGCGCGGCCTGGCTGCGCTGGGCGTGACGCCGGGCGACCGCGTCGCCGTCCTCGCTCGCAACTGCCTCGAGTACCTCGAGCTCGAGCTCGCGATCGCCCACGCCGGCGGGATCATGGTCCCCCTGAACTACCGGCTGGCGGAGGCCGAGATCGCAACATTGCTCGGACGGTCCCGGAGCCGCGTCGTCGTGGTCGATGCCGCGAGCTCGTCGGTCGTCGCCGGGCTTCGTCCGCAGCTGGCCGCGCTGAGCGCCGCCGTCGGCCTCCCTGAGGCGCCCTCCGAGCACGTGGACATCGAGTACGACGACCTGTGTGCCGGCGACGCGCCACCGATATCGGTCGAGCCCCGGATGGAGGACCCCCACGAGATCACGTACACGTCGGGGACCACGGACACGCCGAAGGGCGTCGTATGGACCCACGGCAGCGTGATGTGGAACTCCATCCAGCAGTGCATGGACTACGACATCTCGTCCCGCGACTCGAACTACGTCCTGAACGACCTCTACTACGTCGGCGGCCGGCACGACTTCACGTGGCCTCTCCTCCACCAGGGCGGCACGGTGCACATCCGCCGGTCGGGCAACTTCGACGCTCGCGCGGTGATGCGCTACCTGTCGGAGAACGCGATCACCAAGGTGTTGCTGTTCCCGGTGATGCTCTTCGAGCTCCTGCGCCTGCCCGATCTCCTGGATTACGACATGACGTCGCTGACGACCATCATGTCGGGCGGAGAGCCGGTGCCGGTGGCCACCATCGACCGGATCACGACCGCCTTTCCCGGCACCGACTTCATCCAGGTGTACGGCCTGACCGAGGGCGGGGCCAGCGTGACCTTCCTGTCGGGGGCCGATGCGCGCCGCAAGATGGGCTCCTGCGGGAAGGCGGGGGTGCACAACGAGGTACGGATCGCGAGCGACGACGGGACGTTCGTCGGGCCGGACGTCGTCGGCGAGGTGTGCGTCAAGGGGCCGACGGTCACCCCGGGCTACTGGAACGACCCCGAGCGGACCGCCGAGGCCATCGTCGACGGCTGGCTGCACACGGGCGACCTGGGCCGCACCGACGAGGACGGCTTCCTCTACATCGTCGGCCGCAAGAAGGACATGATCATCAGCGGAGGGATGAACATCTACCCCAAGGAGATCGAGGACGTCCTCGGCACCCACCCGGCCATCGCGGAGGTCGCGGTCATCGGGGTGCCCGACCCCAAGTGGGGGGAGCGCGTGTGTGCCGTCATCCGTCCCGAGCCCGGTGCCGACATCCGCGACGAGGACATCACAGCGCTTTGTGCTGGGCGCCTGGCGAGCTTCAAGAAGCCCACCGTCATCCACCTGGTGGAGGCCATGCCGCGCACGGCGTCGGGCAAGGTCCAGAAGCAGGTCCTGCGCGATCGGCTGGCCACGCCGGCCAGTGACACGGAGGTGTCGGCGCCGTGCTGA